In the Aneurinibacillus soli genome, one interval contains:
- a CDS encoding cation diffusion facilitator family transporter, with protein sequence MEEQYNNLKQGERGAWLSIIVYILLSAGKLAVGYWTNSEALLADGLNNTTDIMASIAVLVGLRLSQKPPDLDHPYGHWRAETVASMIASFIMMTVGLQVLYNAVKSLMNFQEIQMPDTIAMWVALVSAGIMYGVYHYNRRLGERIQSQAVTAAAQDNLSDAWVSIGAAVGIAGAQFGLPWLDPVAAFIVGLMICRTAWGIFSVASLNLTDGFDETELDLLRQTIEEMPEVKALTDIKARAHGNRVLVDVVIQVNPQLTVLESHRITENIEEKMHREHNILNVHVHVEPL encoded by the coding sequence ATGGAAGAGCAGTACAATAATCTAAAACAGGGGGAGCGCGGGGCCTGGCTTAGTATTATTGTGTATATTTTGTTATCGGCAGGTAAGCTTGCGGTTGGTTACTGGACGAATTCAGAAGCGCTGCTGGCAGATGGTTTGAATAATACGACAGATATTATGGCATCCATTGCAGTACTGGTTGGACTTAGGCTGTCGCAAAAGCCACCTGATCTGGATCATCCGTATGGACACTGGCGGGCGGAAACGGTCGCGTCCATGATCGCTTCCTTCATCATGATGACAGTGGGGCTACAGGTGTTGTACAACGCAGTTAAATCGCTTATGAACTTCCAGGAAATTCAGATGCCGGATACGATTGCGATGTGGGTGGCGCTTGTATCTGCAGGGATAATGTATGGAGTATATCACTATAATCGCCGACTTGGGGAACGGATTCAGAGCCAGGCGGTCACAGCAGCAGCCCAGGATAACCTGTCTGATGCATGGGTTAGTATTGGGGCCGCGGTCGGAATTGCGGGGGCACAGTTCGGTCTGCCATGGCTTGACCCGGTGGCGGCCTTTATTGTGGGATTGATGATCTGTCGAACGGCGTGGGGGATTTTTAGCGTGGCGTCACTCAACCTGACAGATGGCTTCGATGAGACCGAATTGGACCTTCTTCGGCAGACGATTGAAGAGATGCCGGAGGTGAAGGCATTGACGGATATTAAGGCACGTGCTCATGGCAATCGTGTACTTGTGGATGTAGTGATCCAGGTGAACCCGCAGCTAACGGTTCTGGAGAGCCACCGGATTACCGAGAACATTGAGGAAAAAATGCATAGAGAGCATAACATTCTTAATGTACATGTTCATGTGGAGCCGCTTTGA
- a CDS encoding helix-turn-helix domain-containing protein — translation MRRKFSMEFKLEVIKDALDLKSLSLAARKHRLNSKMIYRWVHEFKQGKYDIQV, via the coding sequence ATGAGACGAAAATTTTCGATGGAATTTAAACTTGAAGTAATCAAAGATGCATTGGATTTAAAAAGCTTGAGCCTGGCCGCACGCAAACACCGTTTGAATAGTAAAATGATTTATCGCTGGGTGCATGAATTCAAACAGGGGAAATATGATATACAAGTATAA
- a CDS encoding glycerophosphodiester phosphodiesterase — protein sequence MNICMAHRGWSGRAPENTRSAIRLALAESRIHSIELDVQLTKDGVPVVIHDFVLGRTANGSGPVGSHTYAELRQLDAGSWFGAEFRGECIPSFEEVLQEVKGRGRLNIELKTVADLYPGLEEKVVQLIHHYGMQHDVYVTSFDHDAIKRVNEIDSSLRTGLIFEGKPTLLREQLSRVGASLLSMSYMYLTKEFVVEMIESGILIVAWTVDDPKVMQHLMGFHPDLQICTNHPDRMLGLMR from the coding sequence ATGAACATTTGTATGGCGCATCGCGGCTGGTCAGGGCGTGCACCAGAAAACACACGCAGTGCGATTCGGCTTGCCCTGGCGGAATCGCGCATTCATTCGATAGAACTCGATGTTCAATTGACAAAGGATGGCGTTCCGGTCGTAATTCACGACTTCGTACTTGGCCGTACTGCAAATGGAAGCGGCCCCGTTGGCTCTCATACGTATGCGGAGCTGCGGCAGTTGGATGCGGGAAGCTGGTTTGGCGCAGAATTCAGGGGTGAGTGCATTCCATCATTTGAAGAAGTATTACAGGAAGTCAAAGGAAGAGGGCGACTGAATATTGAATTGAAAACAGTCGCAGATTTATATCCGGGTCTCGAAGAGAAAGTTGTACAGCTTATTCATCACTATGGCATGCAGCACGATGTGTATGTGACTTCTTTTGACCATGATGCGATTAAACGGGTGAATGAGATTGATTCATCTCTGAGAACCGGACTTATTTTTGAAGGGAAACCAACGCTGTTGCGCGAACAACTCTCTAGAGTTGGAGCATCCTTGCTTTCGATGTCGTATATGTACTTGACGAAGGAATTTGTAGTTGAAATGATCGAGTCTGGTATTCTCATCGTAGCCTGGACCGTTGATGATCCGAAAGTCATGCAACATCTGATGGGATTTCACCCTGATCTCCAGATTTGTACAAATCACCCGGACCGGATGCTCGGGCTGATGCGCTAG
- the brnQ gene encoding branched-chain amino acid transport system II carrier protein has protein sequence MKSEKLPFSTTLIVGLTLFALFFGAGNLIFPASLGQVAGTNFWPAVSGFLITGVGLPLLGVVAMGVSGKTDLLSVSSRVHPWFGFIFTTALYLAIGPLFALPRTGSVSYEIGVTPFLPANAGHLPLLIFTVVFFTISCFFSLNPNRIVDIVGRFLTPLKLSFILILVLAGLIHPIGPLQPPRDEYVSIPFFKGFQEGYLTMDTLASFVFGMLVINSIKQKGVTSTKSIAFACLKSSVVAALLLIFIYGSLTFLGASSVSVLGKLDNGGQVLAQAATYYFQSLGGVLLGLMITVACLTTSIGLLSSCASFFHTMLPRIPYKALVVLLSVFSATMANIGLTQLISISVPILTAIYPMAIVLIFLTFLHPLFKGRSLVYQGAMLCTGLVSIFDGLKAANINVLAIDSLFNHVLPLYSLGLGWLLPGVVGGIVGFVISLVDTAKPVTSR, from the coding sequence GTGAAATCAGAAAAGTTACCTTTTTCAACCACTTTAATTGTGGGATTGACCCTCTTTGCACTATTTTTTGGAGCAGGAAATCTAATTTTTCCGGCATCACTTGGTCAAGTAGCGGGCACAAACTTTTGGCCTGCTGTTTCTGGTTTTTTAATAACAGGAGTAGGATTACCTTTACTTGGTGTTGTTGCAATGGGTGTTTCCGGGAAAACAGATTTGCTTTCTGTCTCTAGTCGGGTTCATCCGTGGTTCGGTTTTATTTTTACAACGGCGCTGTATTTAGCGATTGGTCCGCTGTTTGCTTTGCCACGAACTGGAAGTGTATCGTATGAAATTGGCGTTACTCCCTTTCTTCCAGCAAACGCTGGACACCTGCCATTGTTGATTTTTACGGTGGTATTCTTTACAATTAGCTGCTTTTTCTCGCTAAATCCGAACCGGATCGTGGATATTGTCGGACGATTTTTGACTCCTTTAAAATTAAGCTTTATCTTGATTTTGGTGTTAGCTGGTTTGATTCATCCAATAGGGCCGCTACAGCCACCTAGAGATGAGTATGTATCGATCCCGTTTTTTAAGGGTTTTCAAGAAGGCTATTTAACAATGGATACACTGGCCTCGTTCGTTTTTGGCATGCTTGTGATTAACTCCATTAAACAAAAAGGAGTAACGAGCACAAAGTCCATTGCGTTTGCTTGTCTGAAATCTTCTGTGGTCGCGGCTCTTTTATTAATTTTCATTTACGGTTCGCTTACCTTCTTAGGAGCATCCAGTGTCTCGGTTTTAGGAAAACTGGATAACGGGGGACAAGTATTAGCACAAGCTGCGACCTATTATTTTCAATCATTGGGCGGCGTATTGCTTGGCCTGATGATTACGGTTGCGTGTCTGACTACGAGCATCGGTTTGCTAAGCTCTTGCGCCTCTTTCTTCCACACGATGCTACCTAGAATTCCATATAAAGCACTCGTTGTTTTATTAAGCGTGTTTAGTGCTACGATGGCTAATATCGGATTGACACAATTGATTTCCATTTCTGTTCCGATATTGACGGCGATTTATCCAATGGCAATCGTGCTCATTTTTTTGACATTTCTGCATCCTTTGTTTAAAGGGCGCTCACTAGTGTATCAAGGTGCCATGCTGTGTACGGGACTGGTAAGTATTTTCGATGGATTAAAAGCGGCAAATATCAACGTATTGGCTATCGATTCTTTATTCAACCACGTGTTGCCGTTATATAGCCTGGGACTGGGCTGGTTGTTACCAGGAGTTGTTGGGGGGATTGTAGGCTTTGTAATTAGCTTAGTGGATACAGCTAAGCCCGTAACGTCTCGATAA
- the asnB gene encoding asparagine synthase (glutamine-hydrolyzing): MCGIAGWIDWQADISGETEIMRNMAQSLIPRGPDSEGIWTARHAAFAHRRLVVVDPEGGVQPMTRSYGEETYTIVYNGELYNTEDLRGALLARGHRFASTSDTEVLLVSYIEWGPECVEKLNGIYAFAIWKHNEESVFMARDRIGVKPLFYTQCGTSFIFGSELKALLAHPAVQPEVRREGLSEIFALGPARTPGVGVFHNVFELLPASYLLHTRHGMRTNRYWTLDSHAHEDDMETTIANIRELLGDSIRRQLIADVPVCTLLSGGLDSSAISAIAAQAFMEEGKDALHTFSVDYVGNDVHFRPNEFQPNADAPWAKRVSEFIESVHHNIYFDTPELIDSLDVALHARDLPGMTDIDGSLYLFCREIKKHATVALSGECADEVFGGYPWFHRPEALNATVFPWARNIADKTRFFSSDLLSEINPEAYVKMRYKEALDEVPRLAGEEGLDARIREMFYLNLTRWMPTLLDRKDRMSMAVGLEVRVPFCDHRLVEYMWNVPWAMKTDGEREKGILRKALKGILPDDVLYRLKSPYPKTHNPSYLTTVRDRALAILDDTSSPLTPFVNATAIREFAKQDLTKVHMPWFGQLMNVPQFFAYLIQIDAWMRNYNVTVK; this comes from the coding sequence ATGTGCGGAATTGCAGGATGGATTGACTGGCAGGCTGATATTAGCGGAGAAACGGAAATTATGCGTAACATGGCTCAATCGCTCATTCCGCGCGGCCCGGATAGCGAGGGCATCTGGACAGCACGCCATGCCGCATTTGCCCATCGCCGCCTCGTTGTAGTAGACCCGGAAGGCGGCGTGCAGCCCATGACCCGGTCATACGGCGAAGAAACGTACACCATTGTTTATAACGGTGAGTTATACAATACAGAAGACCTGCGGGGGGCGCTCCTCGCACGCGGTCACCGTTTCGCGTCTACATCGGATACAGAAGTACTGCTCGTCTCCTATATCGAGTGGGGCCCGGAGTGTGTAGAGAAGCTAAACGGAATTTATGCATTTGCGATCTGGAAGCACAATGAAGAGAGCGTGTTTATGGCACGCGATCGGATCGGTGTGAAGCCGCTGTTTTATACGCAGTGCGGCACCAGTTTTATTTTTGGCTCAGAACTAAAAGCACTCCTCGCACATCCAGCCGTACAGCCAGAGGTTCGACGGGAAGGTCTGTCTGAGATTTTTGCGTTAGGACCTGCACGGACGCCTGGTGTCGGGGTATTCCACAATGTATTTGAACTGCTTCCGGCATCGTATTTGCTGCACACGCGCCATGGGATGCGAACGAATCGCTACTGGACGCTCGACAGCCACGCCCATGAAGATGACATGGAGACGACAATCGCCAATATCCGTGAGCTGCTTGGCGACAGCATTCGTCGCCAGCTCATCGCAGACGTGCCAGTATGCACTCTGCTGTCTGGTGGCCTCGATTCGAGTGCGATCTCCGCCATTGCAGCACAAGCATTCATGGAAGAAGGCAAAGATGCGCTGCACACGTTCTCCGTCGATTACGTCGGCAATGACGTTCACTTCCGTCCGAACGAATTCCAGCCGAATGCAGATGCACCGTGGGCAAAACGCGTGTCTGAATTCATTGAATCGGTCCACCACAACATCTATTTCGACACACCGGAGCTAATTGATTCGCTTGATGTTGCGCTCCATGCCCGCGATCTACCGGGCATGACCGATATCGACGGCTCCCTGTATTTGTTCTGCCGAGAGATCAAAAAACATGCGACCGTAGCGCTCTCCGGTGAGTGCGCAGACGAAGTGTTCGGCGGCTATCCGTGGTTTCATCGCCCGGAAGCGCTGAACGCGACCGTATTCCCGTGGGCACGCAATATCGCGGACAAAACCCGCTTTTTCTCTAGCGATTTGCTTTCCGAAATCAACCCTGAAGCGTATGTAAAAATGCGCTACAAGGAAGCGCTTGACGAAGTACCACGCCTGGCTGGAGAAGAGGGCCTCGATGCCCGCATCCGCGAGATGTTCTATCTTAACCTTACACGCTGGATGCCTACCCTGCTTGATCGCAAAGATCGCATGAGCATGGCGGTCGGACTCGAAGTACGCGTACCGTTCTGCGATCACCGCCTAGTTGAATACATGTGGAATGTACCATGGGCGATGAAAACTGATGGAGAACGGGAAAAGGGTATTTTGCGGAAGGCATTAAAAGGAATCCTGCCAGATGATGTTCTCTATCGTCTCAAAAGCCCGTATCCAAAAACGCACAACCCATCCTATCTGACAACCGTGCGCGACCGTGCGCTGGCGATTCTAGATGACACATCCTCCCCGCTTACCCCATTCGTAAATGCAACAGCGATCCGCGAATTTGCGAAGCAGGACCTGACGAAGGTTCATATGCCGTGGTTTGGACAGCTCATGAATGTGCCGCAGTTCTTCGCATACCTGATTCAGATTGATGCATGGATGCGAAATTATAACGTAACCGTGAAATAA
- a CDS encoding DUF3905 domain-containing protein: MADNKNIEPGQIGDKLPHQIDAPTTEQPRAKPFVNQYGVVIGDSFYDSANSPLNNWSKDVDPAIMAGDQWVHPTNDIGWNTAENQALLEEGFVPQSGMFMHATKDVSYRKD, encoded by the coding sequence ATGGCGGATAACAAGAACATTGAGCCAGGGCAGATAGGCGATAAGCTGCCGCATCAGATCGATGCACCGACGACAGAACAGCCACGGGCTAAACCGTTTGTGAACCAGTATGGAGTGGTCATCGGGGACAGTTTTTATGATTCGGCGAACTCACCGCTAAACAACTGGAGCAAAGACGTTGATCCGGCCATTATGGCAGGTGATCAGTGGGTACATCCGACGAACGATATTGGCTGGAATACAGCAGAAAATCAGGCGTTACTAGAAGAAGGATTCGTACCGCAGAGCGGGATGTTCATGCATGCGACAAAAGATGTAAGCTATCGTAAAGATTAA
- a CDS encoding DUF1450 domain-containing protein, producing MTTEFRVCDECKMVNVKTLVPRLKEIESDCTMEIGCQSYCGIGFKKHFAVVNGRHITAPTEDQLVEKVKKHLKK from the coding sequence ATGACGACAGAATTTCGGGTATGCGATGAATGTAAAATGGTGAATGTGAAGACGCTTGTTCCTCGCTTGAAAGAGATCGAGTCGGACTGCACGATGGAAATCGGCTGTCAATCATACTGCGGAATCGGATTTAAGAAGCATTTCGCGGTAGTGAATGGTCGGCACATTACAGCACCGACAGAGGATCAATTAGTGGAGAAAGTGAAGAAGCATCTGAAAAAATAA
- a CDS encoding universal stress protein: MYRHILLSYDGSEHAQKAAERAAELASALGAHVTIVTAYPTSPSFIIGATSISDEEMRAYWIAKADELDDVFASRNISIHKIVKAADPKNLILDTAEELEVDVIVIGSRGLSNYARFMLGGVSQSVTQHAHCDVIVVK; this comes from the coding sequence ATGTACCGCCATATCTTACTTTCCTACGACGGATCTGAGCACGCACAAAAAGCAGCCGAGCGCGCCGCAGAATTAGCTTCTGCACTTGGAGCTCATGTTACTATTGTAACAGCGTATCCAACTTCTCCATCATTTATCATCGGTGCTACAAGCATTAGTGACGAGGAAATGCGCGCCTACTGGATTGCTAAAGCGGATGAACTGGATGACGTATTCGCATCCCGGAATATTTCCATTCATAAAATCGTAAAAGCGGCCGATCCGAAAAATCTGATCCTCGATACAGCAGAGGAACTCGAGGTAGACGTTATTGTGATTGGCTCACGCGGTCTGTCCAACTACGCCCGCTTCATGCTCGGCGGCGTCAGCCAGAGTGTTACTCAGCATGCACATTGTGATGTCATCGTAGTAAAATAA
- a CDS encoding RluA family pseudouridine synthase gives MTAWKMDKRWLEYEVEKEIAGWTLERVLKEKLGISGRMIQRLTRQKGVHLNRKQPYLQKKVKRGDEVKVRIADAFEPTLPPVAMDIHVLYEDDALLVVNKPAGLAVHPVNEKQTRTLAHGISHYWTEKGQPRAVRPVHRLDKETSGAILIAKNGFIQQLLDKQLREHAIRRTYLALVSGHPAQVGEGGTFSDPIARDPHHPTRRCVSMKGDDAITHYTVRELYEPKPDVLPEGAALVEIELETGRTHQIRVHFSHHGFPILGDTLYGGPVVDGFRRQALHATSLTFLHPLSGDVIECMAPAPDDFVKLRDQL, from the coding sequence TTGACAGCATGGAAAATGGACAAACGGTGGCTGGAATACGAAGTAGAGAAAGAGATAGCAGGTTGGACGCTAGAGCGCGTTCTAAAAGAGAAGTTGGGTATATCAGGACGCATGATTCAGCGCCTTACCCGGCAGAAAGGTGTCCATCTTAACCGCAAGCAGCCGTATTTGCAAAAAAAAGTAAAGCGGGGCGATGAAGTTAAAGTTCGGATTGCGGATGCGTTTGAACCGACTCTTCCGCCGGTGGCGATGGACATTCATGTGCTATACGAAGATGACGCGCTGCTCGTGGTGAATAAGCCTGCGGGTCTGGCGGTGCATCCGGTGAACGAAAAGCAGACGCGCACACTTGCGCACGGCATCTCGCATTACTGGACAGAGAAGGGCCAGCCGCGTGCTGTGCGTCCTGTCCATCGGTTAGACAAGGAAACGAGCGGTGCGATTCTGATTGCAAAGAATGGATTCATCCAGCAGCTTCTCGATAAACAACTGCGTGAACATGCGATTCGTCGCACGTATCTTGCGCTCGTAAGCGGGCATCCGGCACAGGTGGGCGAGGGTGGTACATTCTCAGATCCAATTGCCAGGGACCCACATCATCCAACCCGTCGCTGTGTATCCATGAAGGGGGATGACGCCATTACCCATTATACCGTGCGGGAACTGTATGAACCGAAGCCTGATGTACTGCCAGAAGGGGCGGCGCTGGTGGAGATAGAGCTTGAAACTGGGCGTACCCATCAGATTCGGGTGCATTTCAGTCATCACGGATTTCCGATTCTCGGGGATACGCTCTATGGCGGCCCGGTTGTAGATGGATTTCGTCGTCAGGCGCTGCATGCCACGAGCCTTACGTTTTTGCACCCATTAAGCGGTGATGTGATCGAATGCATGGCGCCTGCCCCGGATGATTTTGTGAAACTGCGCGACCAACTTTAG
- a CDS encoding HD domain-containing protein: MMGRLQEEKVFKDPVHRYVHVRDTLIWNLINAREFQRLRRIRQLGTSYVTFHGAEHSRFNHSLGVYEIMRRILSNFSRRSNFVITEEERLLCLSAALLHDIGHGPFSHSFEKVFHTDHEEWTQRILTGNTQVNAVLRRVSDDFPEKVAQMIGKTYPNKLLVSLISSQIDADRMDYLLRDSYYTGTSYGSFDLERVLRVLKPYEDKVVIKHTGMHAVEDYIAARYQMYWQVYFHRVTRSAEVILRNIFARVRYLHESGYSFVHNPKRFMPLFSGTMTIEEYIALDEATVLYYMSEWSEEADEVLRDLCHRFMDRRLFKYVEHDENADNPQEMQELKNLFAAIGIDPDYYLGVDSPSDLPYDVYRSGEEGERTPIYLLMPDGDLKELSRCSVIVEAISGKRRYDHKLYFPLDFLEDGTRDQAIVQEIKRRLCI, translated from the coding sequence ATGATGGGACGATTACAGGAAGAGAAGGTTTTTAAAGATCCGGTACACCGCTACGTACATGTGCGGGATACACTGATCTGGAACTTGATTAATGCACGCGAATTCCAGCGCTTGCGTCGGATTCGCCAGCTTGGCACTTCGTATGTAACGTTCCATGGAGCGGAGCACAGCCGCTTCAACCACAGCCTTGGCGTATATGAGATTATGCGGCGCATTCTGTCTAACTTTAGCCGCCGCAGTAATTTTGTGATAACAGAGGAAGAACGGCTGTTGTGCCTCAGTGCGGCGCTTTTGCATGACATTGGGCACGGGCCGTTCTCACATTCGTTTGAGAAAGTATTCCATACCGATCATGAAGAATGGACACAGCGCATTCTGACGGGGAATACGCAGGTAAATGCAGTGCTTCGACGGGTATCTGACGATTTTCCGGAGAAAGTGGCACAGATGATCGGCAAGACGTATCCGAATAAGCTGCTAGTGAGCCTGATTTCGAGCCAAATTGATGCAGATCGGATGGATTATTTGCTCCGTGATTCGTATTATACAGGCACAAGTTATGGCTCATTCGATTTGGAGCGCGTTTTGCGAGTGCTCAAGCCGTATGAAGATAAAGTTGTGATTAAGCATACTGGCATGCATGCGGTAGAAGATTATATCGCGGCGCGGTATCAGATGTACTGGCAGGTGTATTTTCACCGGGTAACGCGCAGTGCGGAGGTCATTTTGCGCAATATTTTTGCCCGTGTGCGGTACTTGCATGAGAGTGGGTATTCGTTCGTTCATAATCCGAAGCGATTCATGCCGCTGTTTAGCGGTACGATGACAATTGAGGAGTACATTGCACTCGATGAAGCGACGGTACTATACTACATGAGCGAGTGGAGTGAGGAAGCAGACGAGGTATTGCGCGATCTGTGCCATAGATTCATGGACCGTCGCCTGTTCAAATACGTGGAGCATGATGAAAATGCGGATAATCCGCAGGAGATGCAGGAATTAAAGAACCTGTTTGCGGCAATTGGGATTGATCCGGACTATTACCTGGGAGTAGATTCCCCGTCTGATTTACCGTATGATGTTTATCGAAGCGGAGAGGAAGGCGAGCGGACGCCGATCTATCTTTTGATGCCGGATGGCGATTTGAAAGAGCTGTCGCGCTGCTCGGTTATTGTAGAGGCGATTTCCGGCAAGCGTCGGTACGACCACAAGCTATACTTCCCGCTTGATTTTTTGGAAGACGGAACGCGTGATCAGGCTATTGTACAGGAGATCAAGCGTCGTCTATGTATATAA
- a CDS encoding YwhD family protein, which yields MDMFKKNQGGFNIISNKNQVHGGYGAGMIDLSSVSSIILSEEEAVIDVGALHAKSAVEKGVKFSMNKEDVPNGARYWLVWVAVDTGEVGSYYAGVTACEMLIDREARRGWKILADHVNKMDYAMKRRYILDGLSEKEKENLRTLLSTHNPDIWERSPQELKDMLA from the coding sequence ATGGATATGTTTAAGAAAAACCAGGGTGGCTTTAATATTATTAGCAACAAAAATCAGGTGCACGGTGGCTATGGCGCGGGCATGATCGATCTGAGCAGTGTATCTTCGATCATTCTGAGCGAAGAGGAAGCGGTTATTGATGTGGGTGCACTGCACGCGAAAAGTGCGGTGGAAAAAGGCGTGAAATTCTCGATGAATAAGGAAGATGTTCCGAATGGTGCACGGTACTGGCTCGTATGGGTAGCGGTAGACACCGGAGAAGTTGGTTCCTACTATGCGGGTGTAACCGCATGCGAGATGCTGATTGACCGCGAAGCGCGTCGGGGCTGGAAAATCCTCGCTGATCATGTAAACAAGATGGACTATGCGATGAAGCGTCGCTACATCCTTGATGGTTTGAGTGAAAAAGAAAAAGAAAACCTGCGTACCTTGCTGTCGACGCATAACCCGGATATATGGGAGCGTTCGCCGCAAGAATTGAAAGACATGCTTGCGTAA